Proteins found in one Paenibacillus borealis genomic segment:
- a CDS encoding nucleotidyltransferase domain-containing protein yields MYEHHRQTLEKLAGKLERDPSCLAVITSGSVAQGTAKETSDVDVHLVVTDEAYEEYDRKNMLSYVDREVSTYEGGYADIKVISRRFLELAAERGNEPTRYAFTGSSVVFSRIPELGELVARIPVYPEESRERNLRDFCAQIFLYAFYFAKEAARKNDAYLLAHTASNLVFFSGRMILAYNRRLFPSHKGLLDAVDAAEVKPKDFRKLATELLQAPGADKSMRFAAKVLAFYNHGLTFEQALGIYVLNNERSWIEQPPSLQDR; encoded by the coding sequence ATGTATGAGCACCATAGACAGACACTGGAGAAGCTGGCGGGGAAGCTTGAGAGGGACCCTTCCTGTCTGGCGGTAATCACCAGCGGTTCGGTAGCCCAGGGAACGGCCAAGGAAACCTCGGATGTGGATGTTCATCTCGTAGTAACTGATGAAGCCTATGAAGAGTATGACCGGAAGAATATGCTGTCCTACGTGGACCGGGAAGTCAGCACCTATGAAGGCGGATACGCCGATATCAAAGTGATCAGCCGCCGGTTCCTGGAGCTTGCCGCCGAGCGGGGCAACGAGCCGACGAGGTATGCTTTTACCGGTTCAAGCGTTGTATTCTCCAGAATCCCGGAGCTGGGCGAACTGGTCGCCCGAATCCCTGTCTATCCTGAAGAGAGCCGGGAACGCAATCTGCGGGACTTTTGCGCCCAGATCTTCCTGTATGCTTTCTATTTCGCCAAAGAAGCGGCCCGGAAGAACGACGCCTACCTGCTCGCTCATACCGCCAGCAATCTGGTTTTCTTCAGCGGACGAATGATTCTCGCTTATAACCGGAGGCTCTTTCCAAGCCACAAGGGGCTGCTGGATGCTGTAGATGCTGCAGAAGTTAAGCCGAAGGACTTCCGTAAGCTCGCCACAGAGCTGCTGCAGGCACCCGGCGCCGATAAGAGTATGCGCTTCGCCGCGAAGGTGCTGGCTTTCTATAATCACGGCCTAACCTTCGAGCAGGCGCTGGGGATTTATGTGCTGAACAACGAGCGCTCCTGGATAGAGCAGCCTCCTTCCTTGCAGGACCGTTAA
- a CDS encoding radical SAM/SPASM domain-containing protein, protein MQPTSRVSLDAKSFEALKRTIKNVVVPHRERKLDPGFKTVMPEIMSLKLTNRCNLRCKHCYQWNESGYHHDMDTAEQNLDMDVEMIRRLLEETDEAQSRLYLWGGEPLFHRNTKQILELLQEHPRDTTICTNAYLIPKYEEELCAISDNLELLIPIEGFEQEHDLLRGKGSFHKVVESVERLLELRKQGRFRGRISVHNVINDNMIGRLYELVEFFEHKGVDLVLLCFPWYISAETSLEMDRFYDEHFQWLAELPPDHRSSWHAFKYHIKPENVTRLTEDLKRINSNTWHNTRIRYQPGLDFDEIEDFVAGKPMLSRSTSKCLALSTRVDIAPNGMVSACKFFGELAIGNVKEQPLTEIWNSARYDRLRRILDEGLSPACSKCNVLYLNTYAALTHV, encoded by the coding sequence ATGCAGCCTACCAGTAGAGTGAGCCTGGACGCCAAGTCCTTTGAGGCCCTGAAACGTACGATTAAGAATGTGGTGGTCCCGCACAGGGAACGCAAGCTAGATCCAGGGTTCAAAACCGTTATGCCGGAGATTATGTCGCTGAAGCTGACCAACCGCTGCAATCTCCGCTGCAAGCATTGCTACCAATGGAATGAATCCGGCTATCATCATGATATGGACACCGCCGAGCAGAATCTGGATATGGATGTGGAGATGATCCGTAGGCTGCTGGAGGAGACGGATGAAGCGCAGTCCCGCCTGTATTTATGGGGCGGCGAGCCGCTGTTTCACCGGAATACTAAGCAGATTCTGGAGCTGCTGCAAGAGCATCCCCGGGACACTACGATCTGTACCAATGCCTATCTGATTCCTAAGTATGAAGAAGAGCTGTGTGCAATCTCCGACAATCTGGAGCTGCTGATTCCGATCGAGGGGTTCGAGCAGGAGCATGATTTGCTGCGCGGCAAAGGTTCATTTCACAAGGTGGTCGAGAGCGTAGAACGGCTGCTCGAGCTTCGCAAGCAAGGCCGCTTCCGCGGCCGGATCTCTGTGCACAATGTGATTAATGACAATATGATCGGTAGATTGTACGAGCTGGTAGAGTTTTTTGAGCACAAGGGCGTCGATCTGGTCCTGCTCTGCTTCCCGTGGTACATCTCTGCGGAAACCAGTCTGGAGATGGACCGCTTCTACGATGAACACTTCCAGTGGCTGGCCGAGCTTCCGCCGGATCACCGGAGCAGCTGGCATGCCTTCAAATACCATATCAAGCCGGAGAATGTCACCAGGCTGACCGAAGACCTGAAGCGGATCAACAGCAACACCTGGCATAATACCCGAATCCGTTACCAGCCGGGGCTAGACTTTGATGAAATCGAGGATTTTGTGGCCGGCAAGCCGATGCTCTCCCGCAGTACGTCGAAATGTCTGGCGCTCAGTACCCGGGTGGATATTGCTCCGAACGGGATGGTGAGTGCGTGCAAATTTTTTGGCGAGCTGGCTATTGGCAATGTGAAGGAGCAGCCGCTGACGGAAATATGGAATTCTGCCCGCTATGACAGGCTGCGGCGGATTCTGGATGAGGGCTTGTCGCCGGCCTGCTCCAAATGCAATGTGCTGTACCTGAATACCTATGCGGCGCTGACGCATGTATGA
- a CDS encoding MFS transporter, translated as MITTFKMNLRELRTFLILWITQSFSALGSAMTAFALVIWSYQQHGSALTSALLVICSYAPYVLLSIFAGALSDRWNKKATMLISDSFAALCTFTVLILMTMGKLQIWHLYLINTLTGVMNTVQQPASDVAISLLAPQQHYQKVSGMRSFSNSLVTILTPILATSILSFTSIRVVILFDLITFATAFMALLCCVHIPQVPKRSNTDSETLLQSASSGLRYLRDNRGILDLILFLAVINFTASIFNAALPAMMLSRAGGGELALGMVNAVTGIAMMLGSISVAILPPPRSRVRVICNCLLFSMSTENFFLAFGRSTPIWCLGAILGWIFIPVMNANMDVLFRSTIPIEMQGRVYSARNTLQFFTIPLGYLCGGILVDRVFEPFMAGQPLGSLWVSLVGTGKGSGAALLFLAIGITGALSCLPFRADKHIWRLEE; from the coding sequence TGGATTACACAGTCCTTCTCGGCACTGGGCAGTGCAATGACCGCCTTTGCCCTGGTGATCTGGTCTTATCAGCAGCATGGATCGGCTCTGACCAGCGCTCTGTTGGTTATCTGTTCCTACGCACCTTATGTCCTGCTCAGTATCTTCGCAGGTGCACTGAGCGACCGGTGGAACAAGAAGGCTACGATGCTGATCAGTGACAGCTTTGCGGCACTTTGTACCTTTACGGTCCTTATACTGATGACAATGGGTAAACTCCAGATCTGGCATCTGTATCTGATCAATACCTTAACTGGCGTAATGAACACTGTACAGCAGCCGGCGTCGGATGTAGCCATTAGCCTGCTGGCTCCGCAGCAACATTACCAGAAGGTCAGCGGAATGCGTTCCTTTTCTAATTCGCTGGTTACCATATTGACGCCTATACTCGCCACTTCAATACTTTCCTTTACCAGTATCCGGGTTGTGATCCTGTTTGATTTGATTACCTTTGCCACAGCATTCATGGCATTGCTGTGCTGTGTCCATATCCCGCAAGTTCCCAAGCGGAGCAACACCGATAGCGAGACCCTATTGCAATCGGCTTCAAGCGGCCTGCGGTATCTCAGGGATAACCGGGGAATTCTGGATTTGATCCTTTTTTTGGCCGTGATCAATTTCACCGCCTCCATCTTCAATGCTGCCCTGCCCGCAATGATGCTCTCACGGGCGGGTGGCGGAGAGCTGGCGCTGGGTATGGTCAACGCTGTTACAGGGATAGCCATGATGCTTGGAAGCATTTCGGTTGCTATATTGCCGCCGCCCAGAAGCCGGGTCCGGGTCATTTGTAATTGCCTGCTTTTCTCCATGAGCACCGAGAATTTCTTCCTTGCCTTTGGCAGAAGCACGCCTATATGGTGTTTGGGTGCAATCCTCGGATGGATATTCATTCCTGTTATGAACGCTAATATGGATGTGCTGTTCCGCTCCACAATTCCTATTGAGATGCAGGGGCGTGTCTATTCGGCAAGGAATACCTTACAGTTTTTCACCATTCCATTGGGATATCTGTGCGGCGGTATATTGGTAGACAGGGTGTTTGAACCCTTTATGGCAGGGCAGCCGCTAGGCAGCCTGTGGGTCTCACTGGTCGGAACAGGCAAAGGCTCCGGAGCAGCTTTGCTATTCCTGGCCATCGGAATTACCGGTGCATTATCTTGTCTGCCGTTCCGGGCGGACAAACATATCTGGAGGTTGGAGGAATAG
- a CDS encoding cellulase family glycosylhydrolase, whose product MSFRFRKLSVWFTALLLLAGAYAYPGYEVKAEGAAGYYHTSGNKIVDSAGNPAVFNGLNWFGFETANYSPHGLWSRSMDDVLDQIKTEGYNLIRLPYCNQMFDSGSAANSIDYAKNPDLTGLTPVQIMDKLIQKAGNRGIRIILDRHRPDSGGQSALWYTAAYPETRWISDWVMLAQRYADNPTVIGADLHNEPHGTASWGTGNVTTDWRLASERAGNAILAANPNWLILVEGIETNVQGNSSSYWWGGNLTGVRNYPVTLTVPNRVVYSPHDYGPGVASQTWFSAADFPNNLPKLWDDTWGYISKEQIAPVLAGEFGGRSVDTLSAEGKWQHALVSYIGQNNLYWTYWSLNPNSGDTGGLLLDDWTSWNAPKQAMLDLIMKPVTFTPIGDPGGPGEGPGSGDPHATLLYRAGETGTAVNSIRASLQLKNESAVSIPLNDLTIRYWYTRDGGAAQTLEFDYAVIGKEKLLTQIVPLTTPRAGADTYAEIGFTAGAGSLAASGTTGDIQFRIHNTNWSNYNQADDYSFRPALTSYAANDRITVYYQGQLIYGIEP is encoded by the coding sequence ATGTCGTTCAGGTTCCGGAAACTCAGTGTATGGTTTACAGCTTTGTTATTGCTGGCAGGTGCTTATGCATACCCGGGTTATGAAGTGAAGGCTGAAGGTGCAGCAGGCTATTACCACACCTCAGGCAACAAAATCGTGGATTCCGCAGGTAATCCCGCTGTATTCAACGGACTGAACTGGTTTGGCTTCGAAACTGCGAATTACTCTCCGCATGGGCTGTGGTCCCGTTCCATGGATGATGTGCTCGATCAGATCAAGACGGAAGGCTATAACCTGATCCGGCTGCCCTACTGCAACCAGATGTTCGATTCAGGCTCTGCGGCCAATAGTATCGATTATGCCAAAAACCCTGATCTGACCGGCCTTACGCCGGTGCAGATTATGGATAAACTGATTCAGAAGGCCGGGAACCGCGGCATCCGCATTATCCTTGACCGGCACCGGCCGGATTCCGGCGGGCAATCGGCGCTGTGGTATACGGCGGCCTATCCAGAAACCCGCTGGATCAGCGACTGGGTGATGCTGGCGCAGCGCTACGCAGATAACCCAACAGTCATTGGAGCCGATCTGCATAATGAACCGCATGGTACGGCAAGCTGGGGGACAGGAAATGTCACCACAGACTGGCGGCTGGCCAGTGAACGGGCAGGCAATGCGATTCTCGCCGCGAATCCGAACTGGCTCATCCTTGTCGAAGGCATTGAAACCAACGTTCAGGGCAACTCCAGCAGCTATTGGTGGGGCGGGAACCTGACCGGTGTGCGTAATTACCCCGTCACGCTTACAGTACCGAACCGTGTGGTCTATTCCCCGCATGATTATGGTCCCGGCGTTGCCTCACAGACTTGGTTCAGCGCCGCCGACTTCCCCAATAATCTGCCGAAGCTGTGGGATGATACCTGGGGATACATCAGTAAGGAACAAATTGCCCCGGTTCTTGCCGGAGAATTCGGCGGGCGCAGCGTGGATACCCTCTCGGCGGAAGGGAAATGGCAGCATGCGCTCGTAAGCTACATCGGCCAGAACAATCTCTACTGGACGTACTGGAGTCTGAACCCGAATAGCGGAGATACCGGAGGGCTGCTGCTGGATGACTGGACCTCCTGGAATGCGCCGAAGCAGGCTATGCTGGATCTTATTATGAAGCCGGTCACCTTCACCCCGATTGGTGATCCTGGCGGACCCGGGGAAGGACCGGGATCGGGCGACCCTCATGCCACATTGCTCTACCGTGCCGGAGAGACGGGGACGGCCGTTAACTCGATCCGGGCCAGCCTGCAGCTGAAGAACGAGTCTGCTGTCTCTATTCCGCTGAATGACCTTACGATACGTTATTGGTACACCAGAGACGGAGGTGCCGCTCAGACGCTGGAATTTGATTATGCGGTCATCGGCAAAGAAAAGCTGCTGACGCAGATCGTCCCTCTGACTACACCGCGGGCAGGGGCCGATACCTATGCGGAGATCGGATTCACGGCGGGTGCAGGCTCACTCGCAGCTTCCGGCACAACCGGGGACATCCAGTTCCGCATTCATAACACTAACTGGTCGAATTACAACCAGGCCGATGACTATTCGTTCCGGCCGGCCCTCACCAGCTATGCCGCGAATGACCGCATCACCGTCTATTATCAGGGCCAGCTGATCTACGGGATTGAACCCTAA
- a CDS encoding Gfo/Idh/MocA family protein — translation MKSGCDQPAYKLGILGASNIAVPALLEPARVVEKVRITAIANRTLDKAVKLAEAYRIPYVADSLEELLELGGLDGVYIALSNELHAEWAVRALKAGKHVLVEKPMCLHPGEAERLRLVRESSDAPKLAEGLMIAFHPWQQALKSIVDSGEFGPLRRISTRISVPARDRYAGNYRSVKAKGGGAFADLGCYWLQFLQALIGLQPSEIRAQSAFDGPEGCDWTFQAALQYKNGLEAECLTSFELPFRASHTLYFEHTVLTVPDFFRPVKGFYKIKIRHDLPDNRSTLCEFAPMNYYVNQLEAFAEIMSGQRAEQLEATWERVHLQSLIMAEAQQHRVYL, via the coding sequence ATGAAGAGCGGGTGTGATCAGCCGGCCTATAAGCTCGGTATCCTGGGTGCCTCGAACATTGCTGTACCGGCCCTACTGGAGCCTGCAAGGGTTGTGGAGAAGGTCAGGATAACCGCAATCGCCAACCGTACGCTCGATAAGGCAGTGAAGCTGGCGGAAGCTTACCGGATTCCTTATGTGGCGGACAGTCTGGAGGAGCTGCTGGAGCTTGGCGGTCTGGATGGGGTATATATTGCACTCAGCAATGAGCTGCATGCAGAATGGGCAGTCCGGGCATTGAAGGCGGGGAAGCATGTATTGGTAGAGAAGCCGATGTGCCTGCATCCCGGAGAAGCTGAACGGTTACGGCTGGTACGGGAAAGCTCCGACGCTCCGAAGCTCGCCGAAGGTCTGATGATTGCCTTCCACCCCTGGCAGCAAGCCTTGAAATCTATAGTCGACTCCGGGGAATTCGGTCCTCTCCGCAGGATTAGTACCAGAATATCCGTACCTGCCAGGGACAGATATGCCGGGAATTACCGCAGTGTCAAGGCGAAGGGCGGAGGCGCTTTTGCCGATCTGGGCTGCTATTGGCTGCAGTTTCTGCAGGCCCTTATCGGTCTTCAGCCTAGTGAAATAAGGGCGCAGTCGGCGTTTGACGGGCCGGAGGGCTGTGACTGGACCTTTCAGGCGGCGCTGCAATATAAGAACGGTCTGGAGGCCGAGTGTCTCACTTCCTTCGAGCTGCCTTTCCGGGCTTCGCATACGCTGTATTTCGAACATACGGTGCTGACGGTCCCGGATTTCTTCCGGCCGGTCAAAGGCTTCTACAAAATCAAGATACGGCATGATCTGCCGGACAACCGCAGCACCCTGTGTGAATTCGCGCCGATGAACTATTATGTCAATCAGCTGGAGGCTTTTGCAGAAATAATGAGCGGGCAAAGGGCAGAGCAGCTGGAAGCGACATGGGAAAGGGTACACCTTCAATCCCTGATCATGGCCGAGGCGCAGCAGCACCGGGTCTATCTATGA